In a single window of the Heliangelus exortis chromosome 1, bHelExo1.hap1, whole genome shotgun sequence genome:
- the PDHA1 gene encoding pyruvate dehydrogenase E1 component subunit alpha, somatic form, mitochondrial: MRKMLLAALSRVLQGPAAANAAAAAGRTASRVMVASRNYADFASEATFEIKKCDLHRLEEGPGTTAVLTREEGLDYYKKMQTIRRMELKSDQLYKQKIIRGFCHLYDGQEACCVGLEVAIKPTDHVITAYRVHGFTYVRGVPIREILAELTGRKGGCAKGKGGSMHMYTKNFYGGNGIVGAQVPLGAGIALACKYFNKNEVCLTLYGDGAANQGQIFETYNMAALWKLPCVFICENNRYGMGTSVERAAASTDYYKRGDYIPGLRVDGMDVLCVREATKFATEYCRSGKGPIVMELQTYRYHGHSMSDPGISYRTREEIQEVRSKSDPITLLKDRMVNTNLASIEELKEIDVAVRKEIEEAAQFATTDPEPPVEDLGNHIFFNEAPFEVRGPNQWIRYKSVSN; encoded by the exons ATGCGCAAGATGCTGCTGGCCGCGCTCTCCCGGGTGCTGCAAGGTCCGGCCGCGGCCAATGCTGCCGCCGCAGCCGGTAGGACG gCATCTCGAGTGATGGTAGCATCACGAAACTATGCAGACTTTGCAAGTGAAGCTACGTTTGAAATTAAG AAATGTGACCTCCATCGCCTGGAAGAAGGCCCTGGTACCACAGCAGTGCTGACCCGAGAGGAGGGACTCGATTACTACAAGAAGATGCAGACCATACGGCGTATGGAGCTGAAGTCTGACCAGCTGTACAAGCAGAAGATTATTCGTGGCTTCTGCCACTTATATGATGGTCag GAGGCTTGCTGTGTGGGGCTGGAAGTTGCTATAAAGCCAACAGACCATGTGATAACAGCTTACAGAGTTCATGGCTTCACCTACGTACGAGGAGTGCCTATTCGAGAAATTCTTGCTGAACTTACAG GTCGAAAAGGAGGATGTGcgaagggaaaaggaggatcAATGCATATGTATACCAAAAACTTCTATGGTGGCAATGGTATTGTTGGTGCTCAG GTTCCTCTTGGAGCTGGGATTGCGCTGGCCTGCAAATACTTCAATAAAAACGAAGTCTGTTTGACATTATATGGGGATGGTGCAGCCAACCAG ggcCAGATATTTGAGACCTACAATATGGCAGCCTTATGGAAGCTGCCTTGTGTTTTCATCTGTGAGAACAATCGGTATGGAATGGGAACTTCAGTTGAAAGAGCTGCAGCCAGTACTGACTACTACAAAAGAGGAGATTACATTCCAGGGCTCAGG GTGGATGGTATGGACGTTCTCTGCGTTCGAGAAGCAACAAAGTTTGCAACTGAGTACTGTAGATCTGGAAAA gGTCCTATTGTGATGGAGTTACAGACATACCGTTACCATGGCCACAGTATGAGTGACCCCGGAATAAG CTATCGGACTAGAGAAGAAATTCAAGAAGTGAGAAGCAAAAGTGATCCCATTACCTTGCTGAAGGACAGAATGGTCAACACTAACCTTGCTAGCATTGAAGAGTTAAAG GAAATTGATGTGGCAGTAAGAAAGGAGATTGAGGAAGCGGCTCAGTTCGCTACCACTGACCCAGAGCCACCAGTGGAAGATCTGGGTAACCACATCTTCTTCAATGAGGCACCCTTTGAAGTGCGTGGCCCAAACCAGTGGATAAGGTACAAATCTGTCAGCAACTAA